One Gemmatimonadales bacterium genomic region harbors:
- a CDS encoding TIGR01458 family HAD-type hydrolase produces the protein MTLPAGYLLDLDGTLYSGGAAVPGAPETLARLRQAGVPFRFVTNTTSRPRAGLAERLRGYGFEAGEEEIFTPVTAAAELLRGRGVRVVAPFLPPAALDDLDGFTLAGGLARRAAESSATRPEAVVVGDLAERWTYGLMQEAFEYLLRGAIFVALSRDRYWLRDGALALDAGPFVAGLEYAASRTALVAGKPSAAFFDEAVASLGLDAAARHDVVMVGDDLWSDVRGAQEAGYRGWIVRTGKFREDVLRESGIAPDRVIASVAALGDALPARSMG, from the coding sequence ATGACACTGCCGGCAGGTTATCTCCTCGATCTCGACGGTACGCTCTACAGCGGCGGGGCAGCGGTGCCCGGTGCCCCCGAGACCCTCGCGCGGCTTCGCCAGGCGGGGGTGCCGTTCCGATTCGTCACCAACACGACCAGCCGGCCTCGGGCCGGCCTGGCCGAGCGGCTCAGAGGCTACGGGTTCGAGGCGGGGGAGGAGGAGATCTTTACCCCGGTCACTGCGGCCGCCGAGCTCCTGCGCGGGCGCGGGGTGCGCGTCGTCGCGCCATTTTTGCCGCCCGCCGCTCTCGACGATCTGGATGGGTTCACCCTCGCGGGCGGCCTGGCCCGGCGGGCCGCCGAATCGTCCGCTACCCGGCCCGAGGCGGTCGTCGTAGGCGACCTGGCGGAACGCTGGACCTACGGCCTCATGCAGGAGGCATTCGAGTATCTGCTGCGCGGCGCGATCTTCGTGGCGCTCTCGCGCGACCGATACTGGCTGCGCGACGGCGCGCTGGCGCTCGACGCAGGGCCGTTCGTGGCGGGGCTCGAGTACGCGGCATCGCGCACGGCGCTGGTGGCCGGCAAGCCGAGCGCTGCGTTCTTCGATGAGGCGGTGGCGAGCCTCGGGCTCGACGCGGCGGCGCGGCACGACGTGGTCATGGTGGGCGACGATCTCTGGTCCGACGTGCGCGGCGCCCAGGAAGCGGGCTATCGAGGCTGGATCGTACGCACCGGCAAGTTCCGGGAAGACGTGCTCCGCGAGAGCGGCATCGCGCCGGACCGGGTGATCGCGAGCGTGGCGGCACTCGGCGATGCGCTGCCCGCACGGAGCATGGGATGA